From Agromyces sp. SYSU T00194, a single genomic window includes:
- a CDS encoding protein jag, with translation MTDVQDERPAAAEAFTDEGDIAADYIEELLDICDLDGDIDIDVTDQRAMISVTASEGSNLSVLSKPDVVAALQELARLAVQSKTGGFSRLILDIGGSRDQRKSELSELVNRAVERIEGGAGDAALPPMSSYERKLVHDLVAERGFHSESSGEGKDRHTVITRA, from the coding sequence ATGACGGACGTACAGGACGAGCGGCCGGCCGCCGCGGAGGCATTCACCGACGAGGGCGACATCGCGGCCGACTACATCGAGGAACTTCTCGACATCTGCGACCTCGACGGCGACATCGACATCGACGTGACCGATCAGCGAGCGATGATCTCGGTCACGGCCAGTGAGGGCTCGAACCTCTCGGTGCTCTCCAAGCCGGATGTCGTCGCGGCCCTCCAGGAGTTGGCACGCCTCGCGGTGCAGTCGAAGACCGGCGGGTTCTCGCGCCTGATCCTCGACATCGGCGGGTCCCGCGACCAGCGGAAGTCCGAGTTGTCGGAACTCGTGAACCGTGCGGTCGAGCGCATCGAGGGCGGCGCCGGCGATGCTGCGCTGCCGCCGATGTCCTCCTACGAGCGCAAGCTCGTGCACGATCTGGTCGCGGAGCGCGGCTTCCACTCGGAGTCGAGCGGTGAGGGCAAGGACCGCCACACCGTGATCACGCGCGCCTGA